In Neoarius graeffei isolate fNeoGra1 chromosome 9, fNeoGra1.pri, whole genome shotgun sequence, one genomic interval encodes:
- the LOC132891531 gene encoding E3 ubiquitin-protein ligase TRIM35-like — protein sequence MASKFSEEDLSCPVCREIFKDPVFLHCSHSVCKVCLQQFWETKGSRECPLCRTKSSVTEPPINLALKNLCETLLQERSQRSSSGSETVCSLHSEKLKLFCLDHQQPVCVVCRDSRKHTNHKFCPIDEAVTDCKEKLKTALKPLQEKLKIFKDCKLNWSQTAEHIKIQAQYTESQIKEEFEKLHQFLRDEEAGRITALREEEEQKSQMMKEKIEKLSKDISSLSDTIKAIEEEMGAEDVSFLENYKATVKRAQSTLQHPEELSGALIHVAKHLANLQFRVWEKMQYTVQYTPVTLDPNTAHPVLIVSDDLKSVRRSNEKQKLPDNPERFDECWCILGSEGFNSGTHCWDVEVGDCTWWNVGVMTESAQRKGGIFSRSGIWCVEGYDGKYRAGSTLHPVTQLSVAQKLQRIRVKLDWDRGKLSFSDPLTNTHLHTFTHTFTDKLLPFMNVYGSIKILPLECSVRVNQIS from the exons ATGGCTTCTAAGTTTTCAGAGGAGGATTTATCCTGTCCTGTGTGCCGTGAAATCTTCAAGGATCCTGTTTTCCTGCACTGCAGTcacagtgtgtgtaaagtgtgtttgCAGCAGTTCTGGGAGACCAAAGGATCCAGAGAATGTCCTCTTTGTAGGACGAAGTCATCTGTGACTGAGCCTCCCATAAACCTGGCCTTAaagaacctgtgtgagactttgtTACAGGAGAGAAGTCAGAGATCTTCATCAGGGTCTGAAACCGTCTGCAGTCTGCACAGTGAGAAACTCAAACTCTTCTGTCTGGATCATCAACAgccggtgtgtgtggtgtgtcgagACTCAAGAAAACACACCAACCACAAATTCTGCCCCATTGATGAGGCAGTAACAGACTGTAAG GAGAAGCTCAAAACTGCACTGAAGCCCCTACAGGAGAAACTGAAGATCTTTAAAGACTGTAAACTGAACTGGAGTCAGACTGCAGAACATATAAAG ATTCAGGCCCAATACACAGAGAGTCAGATTAAGGAGGAGTTTGAGAAGCTTCACCAGTTTCTACGAGATGAAGAGGCAGGCAGGATCACTGCACTGAGAGAGGAAGAGGAGCAGAAGAGTCAGATGATGAAGGAGAAGATTGAGAAGCTGAGCAAAGACATATCCTCTCTTTCAGACACAATCAAAGCCATAGAAGAGGAGATGGGGGCTGAAGACGTTTCGTTCTTAGAA AACTACAAGGCCACAGTGAAAAG agcccagagcacactgcagcatccagaggagctttcaggagcactgatccatgtggcaaaacatctggccaacctgcagttcaGAGTCTGGGAGAAGATGCAGTACACCGTCCAATACA caccTGTAACTCTGGACCCCAACACTGCTCATCCTGTACTCATTGTATCTGATGATCTGAAAAGTGTGAGACGCAGCAATGAGAAACAGAAACTTCCTGataatccagagagatttgatgaaTGTTGGTGTATCCTGGGATCTGAGGGCTTTAACTCAGGGACACACTGCTGGGATGTGGAAGTTGGAGACTGTACATGGTGGAATGTGGGTGTGATGACAGAATCTGCTCAGAGGAAGGGGGGGATATTCTCCAGAAGTGGAATCTGGTGTGTGGAGGGTTATGATGGTAAATATCGCGCAGGTTCGACACTACATCCAGTCACTCAGCTCTCAGTCGCACAGAAACTCCAGAGGATCAGAGTGAAGCTGGACTGGGACAGAGGAAAACTGTCATTCTCCGACCctctcactaacacacacttacacactttcacacacacatttactgatAAATTACTGCCATTCATGAATGTTTATGGTTCCATAAAGATCCTCCCACTTGAGTGCTCTGTAAGAGTGAATCAGATCAGTTAG